A region from the Treponema pallidum subsp. pallidum str. Nichols genome encodes:
- a CDS encoding NusG domain II-containing protein, translating to MACGENERASTSPPNRAAAARGGRLTLLDGCCVALVLALTAWSGFFVYRMQGGARTLDIRCGAQRWTYPLDQERVIRVRGPLGETEIEIRAGAARVCRSPCANGTCIAHPPVQRVGEWNACLPNGVFLYVHGTDAAEPEADAVQ from the coding sequence GTGGCCTGCGGCGAGAATGAGCGTGCCTCCACCTCTCCCCCGAATCGGGCGGCTGCCGCGCGCGGCGGAAGGCTGACGCTGCTGGACGGGTGCTGCGTGGCGCTGGTGCTGGCACTGACGGCGTGGAGCGGATTTTTTGTGTACCGCATGCAGGGGGGAGCGCGGACGCTCGACATTCGGTGTGGGGCGCAGCGGTGGACGTACCCGCTCGATCAGGAACGGGTCATCCGGGTGCGCGGCCCCCTGGGGGAAACGGAAATTGAAATTCGCGCCGGGGCAGCCCGGGTGTGCCGCTCGCCGTGCGCGAACGGCACGTGCATCGCGCACCCGCCGGTGCAGCGGGTGGGGGAGTGGAACGCCTGTCTACCGAACGGCGTCTTTCTGTACGTGCACGGCACCGACGCGGCTGAACCCGAAGCAGACGCCGTGCAGTAA
- a CDS encoding patatin-like phospholipase family protein has translation MKWSLVLSGGGARGIAHIGVLKALEALQVPPPQCVVGCSMGAVVGALYALGMSVREMEAFFQRDFVISDYVNARDPSACVEAGMVWGARAAFQRLGKLVQLGVSLNTLVRGLGLDSGEKFATLLTRVTGGKSFHDCKIPFLCNAVNLCTGAEVVLSSGVLARALRASCAYPGVFAPVRQEGVYLADGCILNNTPVWIARAQGFDAVLAVTFDRFEQLGLSDFRTGFDVLLRSLSCASHAVATQARNYPSACVRVETRRDQSDFSRPQELVARGYAAVQHARAVLDVFFARGVRGMLGRRRLARQARAYFER, from the coding sequence GTGAAGTGGTCGCTCGTTCTTTCAGGTGGTGGTGCGCGGGGAATTGCCCACATTGGGGTGCTCAAGGCGCTTGAAGCGCTACAGGTTCCGCCGCCGCAATGTGTCGTAGGATGTTCTATGGGTGCGGTGGTGGGGGCGCTCTATGCGCTGGGGATGTCGGTGCGGGAGATGGAGGCGTTTTTTCAGCGTGATTTTGTTATTTCAGACTATGTGAATGCACGGGATCCCTCTGCGTGCGTTGAGGCGGGGATGGTGTGGGGGGCGCGGGCTGCGTTTCAACGCTTGGGCAAGCTGGTGCAGCTGGGGGTGAGTTTGAACACGCTCGTGCGGGGGCTGGGGCTTGATTCGGGAGAAAAGTTTGCCACGCTGCTGACGCGGGTGACGGGGGGGAAATCCTTTCACGATTGTAAAATTCCGTTTTTGTGCAATGCGGTCAATCTGTGTACGGGCGCGGAGGTTGTGCTCTCCAGTGGGGTGCTTGCCCGTGCATTGCGCGCCTCGTGTGCGTACCCGGGTGTTTTTGCGCCGGTGCGGCAGGAGGGGGTGTATTTGGCGGACGGCTGTATATTGAACAACACGCCGGTGTGGATTGCGCGCGCGCAGGGTTTTGACGCGGTGCTGGCGGTGACGTTTGACCGGTTTGAGCAGCTGGGGCTCAGTGACTTTCGGACGGGGTTTGACGTGTTGCTGCGCAGTCTTTCGTGTGCGTCGCATGCGGTTGCCACGCAGGCGCGCAATTACCCGAGCGCGTGTGTGCGGGTAGAAACGCGGCGGGACCAGAGTGATTTTTCTCGTCCGCAGGAGCTGGTGGCGCGTGGGTATGCGGCGGTGCAGCACGCCCGTGCAGTGTTGGACGTATTTTTTGCCCGCGGGGTGCGGGGGATGCTCGGGCGGCGGCGTCTGGCGCGGCAGGCGCGTGCGTATTTTGAGCGCTAA
- a CDS encoding sodium:calcium antiporter: MESFVRSALAARTLPTLLGVLLCALYFLARSADCLVESASALSRRWGISEALLGATLVSLGTTTPEAAVSVYAALCGNADLALGNAIGSIVVDTGFILGLGALLARPGLALDTHLMRRHARVQLFVVCALGWVTLPRFGARVHQYVGWLFLSLLALYLWVSLRWSALPHAPDTRTAALPADKTDTRSVCRLLLQLGGGIGFLVLGSRVLIPTVEIMALRAGVPAGIIAATIIAFGTSVPELVSAITAVRRGHGALAVGNIVGADILNVLFVVGAAASLTPHGLPVPKIFSLLHLPAMLLVVGIFHACALGRRTLTRPAGVLLCAVYGLFVLLNGLLRGTGP, encoded by the coding sequence ATGGAATCGTTTGTACGCAGCGCACTTGCGGCGCGCACACTCCCCACCTTACTCGGCGTCTTGCTCTGTGCGCTCTACTTTCTGGCCCGCAGCGCAGACTGCTTGGTAGAGAGCGCCAGCGCGCTTTCCCGGCGTTGGGGGATCAGCGAAGCGCTCCTGGGCGCCACGCTCGTGAGCCTGGGCACCACCACCCCCGAGGCAGCCGTGTCTGTATACGCTGCGCTCTGCGGCAACGCCGACTTAGCACTCGGAAACGCCATAGGATCCATCGTGGTGGATACCGGTTTCATTCTCGGACTCGGGGCACTCCTTGCACGCCCCGGGCTCGCGCTCGACACACACTTGATGCGCCGGCACGCGCGGGTGCAATTGTTCGTCGTATGCGCGCTCGGATGGGTAACCCTGCCACGCTTTGGCGCGCGGGTGCATCAGTACGTCGGCTGGCTGTTTCTCAGTCTGCTCGCGCTGTACCTGTGGGTTTCTCTGCGCTGGTCGGCCCTCCCACACGCTCCAGACACCCGCACAGCAGCGCTCCCCGCAGACAAGACTGATACGCGCAGTGTATGCCGCCTGCTCCTGCAATTAGGAGGGGGAATCGGGTTCCTCGTCCTCGGTTCGCGCGTCCTCATCCCCACGGTAGAAATCATGGCGCTCCGCGCAGGAGTACCTGCAGGCATCATAGCCGCAACCATCATCGCCTTTGGCACCAGCGTGCCAGAACTCGTCTCTGCCATCACCGCAGTACGCCGCGGACACGGCGCACTGGCAGTGGGAAACATAGTAGGTGCGGATATCCTCAATGTGCTGTTTGTAGTCGGAGCTGCCGCGTCTCTTACGCCACACGGCCTGCCGGTGCCAAAAATCTTTTCTCTGCTACACCTGCCTGCCATGCTGTTAGTCGTGGGAATCTTTCACGCGTGCGCACTCGGCCGCAGGACCCTCACCCGCCCTGCCGGTGTGCTCCTGTGCGCGGTATATGGGCTGTTCGTGCTGCTAAACGGATTGCTCAGGGGCACAGGACCCTAA
- a CDS encoding valine--tRNA ligase — protein MTQKLQKIVLPPVYGPADFEARVYACWEQRQAFSPRARGSGTSDSEGCDGHSRQIEGGARTFVIAIPPPNITGVLHMGHCLNTVLQDIVIRYQRMAGACTLWIPGTDHAGIATQHVVERALRKEGIHKREVTREQFVARTQQIKDSHQDTIRMQLRKMGASCDWTCERFTLDAGMSASVREAFVTLYERGLLYRSMYLVNWCPRCGTALSDDEVFHQEKDGALYYVRYPLLPRTEEEGNGVPPPLGTAQVGETIIIATTRPETILADVAVAVHPDDARYQSLIGRKVCVPMVNRIVPIIADSYVAQDFGTGMVKITPAHDPNDWDIGTRHSLEAINMLNPDGSLNDQVPAAYRGLSCAQARIQIVADLQAHGLLSREERIVHSVGVCYRCEAVIEPYLSLQWFVKMKPLASQALAAWKRADVQFHPKKWENTYVRWLEHIRDWCISRQLWWGHRIPVWYCAQCAQQTVSRVDVQRCAHCGSADITQDPDVLDTWFSSWLWPFSTLGWPQETQKLRAFYPTSAVITAYDIIFFWVARMIMAGLEFTQTVPFRDVYLHGLVRDKQGRKMSKSLNNGVDPLHIIRTYGADALRFTLAFMCAQGQDVLIEMDSFKMGSRFANKVWNASRYILGNLEGRRVYAIAHVSLTELDRWIFHTFNETVQQVRTALEAYRFNDAAQAVYEFFWNSFCDWYVEASKCSFQKPDEQEKDRAASVLCTLLEETLRLLHPFLPFVTEEIYRSLSPSVHDTTQAIPSGAHALLMCAPYPVYVPSRVDARACAHIGAVQEIVRAVRTLRAACGIDPQKAVSVRLRPSSPAQDANAAAQVSCVHDPGAVARTYEELICVLAGISSLVYLESDAPKPQVAVATAGTGFELFLVTTEGIDRTMLCARLQKAWQKARQKVQQVERKLADAQFCTHAPEEVVTAERKKLAEARATCHTLAGYLADMNGKPGPLSDSD, from the coding sequence ATGACCCAAAAACTGCAAAAAATAGTGCTGCCTCCTGTCTATGGGCCTGCAGATTTTGAAGCGCGTGTCTACGCATGCTGGGAGCAGCGGCAGGCATTTAGCCCGCGTGCGCGCGGGAGTGGAACGTCGGATAGCGAGGGGTGCGATGGGCATAGCAGACAGATAGAAGGGGGTGCGCGTACCTTTGTCATTGCTATCCCACCGCCAAATATAACGGGCGTACTCCATATGGGGCACTGTCTCAATACGGTGTTGCAGGATATCGTTATCCGCTACCAGCGCATGGCCGGTGCGTGTACGCTCTGGATTCCGGGAACTGACCATGCAGGTATTGCCACGCAGCATGTGGTTGAACGCGCCTTGAGGAAGGAAGGCATCCATAAGCGTGAGGTGACGCGCGAACAATTCGTTGCACGAACGCAGCAGATAAAGGATTCCCATCAAGACACTATTCGCATGCAGTTACGGAAGATGGGGGCATCTTGTGATTGGACCTGTGAGCGCTTTACGCTTGATGCAGGTATGTCAGCCTCCGTACGCGAAGCGTTCGTTACGCTTTATGAACGTGGCTTGCTCTATCGTAGCATGTACTTGGTTAACTGGTGTCCTCGCTGTGGCACCGCGCTGTCTGACGATGAGGTTTTTCATCAAGAAAAGGATGGCGCGCTCTATTATGTTCGGTACCCTCTTTTACCCCGTACTGAAGAAGAAGGAAACGGCGTTCCCCCTCCATTAGGGACTGCTCAGGTGGGGGAAACTATCATCATTGCTACTACGCGCCCTGAAACCATTTTGGCAGATGTGGCAGTTGCGGTGCATCCAGATGATGCGCGCTACCAATCTTTGATTGGACGTAAGGTATGCGTGCCAATGGTGAACCGCATTGTTCCTATTATTGCTGATTCATATGTTGCGCAGGATTTTGGAACCGGTATGGTAAAGATTACTCCTGCGCACGATCCGAACGACTGGGATATTGGGACGCGCCATTCGCTTGAAGCGATTAATATGCTCAATCCAGATGGCTCGCTCAATGATCAGGTGCCTGCTGCGTATCGGGGGCTTTCGTGTGCTCAGGCACGGATACAAATCGTTGCCGATTTGCAGGCGCATGGGCTCCTGTCCCGTGAGGAGCGCATAGTGCATTCGGTGGGAGTGTGTTATCGCTGCGAAGCAGTTATTGAGCCGTATCTTTCTCTGCAGTGGTTTGTCAAAATGAAACCACTTGCTTCTCAGGCCCTGGCTGCGTGGAAGCGTGCGGACGTGCAGTTCCATCCTAAGAAATGGGAAAATACCTATGTGCGGTGGCTTGAGCACATTCGCGACTGGTGTATTTCGCGCCAGCTGTGGTGGGGACATCGCATCCCGGTGTGGTATTGCGCACAGTGTGCACAGCAAACGGTGAGTCGGGTGGATGTGCAGCGCTGTGCTCATTGCGGCAGTGCGGATATAACGCAGGATCCTGACGTGTTAGATACGTGGTTTTCCAGTTGGCTGTGGCCTTTTTCTACTCTTGGGTGGCCTCAGGAAACGCAGAAGCTGCGCGCGTTTTACCCCACGTCTGCGGTCATTACCGCGTATGACATTATTTTCTTTTGGGTGGCGCGCATGATAATGGCGGGGCTGGAGTTTACGCAAACGGTTCCTTTTCGAGATGTGTACCTGCACGGTTTAGTGCGTGACAAGCAGGGAAGAAAGATGAGCAAATCACTCAACAACGGGGTGGACCCGCTGCACATTATTCGCACGTACGGTGCCGATGCACTGCGTTTTACGCTTGCCTTTATGTGTGCGCAGGGGCAGGACGTGTTGATAGAAATGGATTCGTTCAAGATGGGTTCGCGGTTTGCGAATAAGGTGTGGAATGCTTCTCGTTATATTTTGGGCAATCTCGAAGGCAGGCGGGTGTACGCTATTGCGCACGTGTCTCTAACTGAACTGGATCGCTGGATCTTTCACACATTTAATGAAACTGTGCAGCAGGTGCGTACAGCACTTGAAGCGTACCGTTTTAATGATGCGGCACAGGCAGTGTATGAGTTCTTTTGGAACAGCTTTTGTGATTGGTATGTAGAGGCAAGTAAATGCTCGTTTCAGAAACCTGATGAACAGGAGAAGGATCGCGCAGCTTCAGTGCTCTGTACCCTTCTGGAAGAGACGCTGCGACTGCTCCATCCTTTTTTGCCGTTTGTAACAGAAGAGATTTACCGGTCGCTGTCGCCTTCTGTGCACGATACCACCCAAGCAATTCCGTCTGGGGCGCACGCGTTGCTCATGTGCGCGCCATATCCGGTGTATGTGCCGTCGCGGGTAGATGCGCGCGCGTGTGCGCATATAGGTGCGGTGCAGGAAATAGTGCGTGCGGTGCGTACGCTGCGCGCTGCGTGTGGTATTGATCCGCAAAAAGCTGTTTCAGTCAGACTGCGTCCGAGTTCTCCGGCGCAGGATGCGAACGCCGCAGCGCAGGTGTCCTGTGTGCACGATCCGGGAGCGGTGGCGCGCACATATGAGGAATTGATTTGTGTGTTAGCGGGTATTTCCTCGCTTGTGTATCTTGAAAGCGATGCGCCTAAACCGCAGGTTGCCGTTGCAACAGCGGGGACAGGGTTTGAGCTGTTCTTAGTAACGACGGAAGGAATTGACCGGACGATGCTGTGCGCGCGTCTTCAAAAAGCGTGGCAGAAGGCGCGGCAAAAAGTGCAGCAGGTGGAGCGTAAGCTTGCAGACGCGCAGTTTTGCACGCACGCTCCTGAAGAAGTGGTGACCGCAGAGCGCAAGAAACTGGCAGAGGCGCGCGCAACGTGCCACACCCTTGCAGGATATCTTGCGGACATGAATGGAAAGCCTGGACCGCTCTCTGACTCCGATTAG